Proteins encoded in a region of the Candidatus Marinarcus aquaticus genome:
- the feoB gene encoding ferrous iron transport protein B, giving the protein MNPKKSTKHIIKIALVGQPNVGKSMLINSISNARLKVGNFSGVTVEKQEIIFKYKDYTIEITDLPGSYSLNDYTLEERVTKEYLENSPYDIIINVLDSTNIERNLFLTSELLALDKKMIIVLNMSDEAHNEGIEIDEKQLSKILGKPCIKTSAAKNTGIDELLEAIIKKFESEKVPSKLIFSDPIEEEIANIVTLFKDKNFKSNVTYRELAIKLLKEDKSTYKKFHDDPIWVELQHTLKHAFEHIYLHYNTKDMYDIFTEEQASFARGATIETVTEKKSLKEDITSKIDSILIHKFFGLPIFFFFMWLLFQLTFELGNIPMDMIDAFFANLIDNTKAVLGENQLSYMIADGAIAGVGAVILFVPNIVILFFGIALLETTGYMSRVAFLLDGFFHKFGLHGKSFIPLVTGFGCSVPAYMAARTLKNERDRLLTLFVIGFMSCGARLPIYVLFTGAFFNSSNAGNVLFLIYISGALLGLIAAKVLKIVVFKSEDEPFVMEMPKYRMPSFKLIWHTVSNQAMMYLKKAGTYILAASILIWFASNYPKYPEYETKINAQIEQTNSLEEASRLQNELVLYNLENSYLGKLGKFSEPLFAPLGFDWKMSVALETGLAAKEIVVSTLGILYGLGDGADETSDTLISKIKNNIPVPAAIAFVVFVMIYLPCLAASMVFAREAGGWKYLGYLFIFTTGTAWVLSFFAYNLTKYFIG; this is encoded by the coding sequence ATGAATCCAAAAAAATCAACCAAACATATTATAAAAATTGCATTGGTGGGTCAACCCAATGTTGGAAAATCGATGCTCATTAACTCCATTTCAAACGCACGATTGAAAGTAGGAAACTTCTCAGGCGTCACGGTTGAGAAACAAGAGATTATTTTTAAATACAAAGACTATACGATTGAAATCACAGACCTTCCTGGGTCTTACTCACTCAATGATTACACCCTTGAAGAGCGTGTGACCAAAGAGTATTTAGAAAACTCTCCATATGATATTATTATCAATGTTTTAGACTCCACCAATATTGAACGAAACCTCTTTTTAACCAGCGAACTGTTAGCACTGGACAAAAAAATGATCATTGTTTTAAACATGAGTGATGAAGCCCACAATGAAGGGATTGAAATTGATGAGAAACAACTGAGCAAAATCCTTGGAAAACCCTGTATTAAAACCAGTGCGGCCAAAAATACCGGTATAGATGAACTGCTTGAAGCCATCATAAAAAAATTTGAAAGTGAAAAGGTGCCTTCAAAACTGATCTTCTCTGATCCAATTGAAGAGGAAATTGCCAATATTGTCACCCTGTTCAAAGATAAAAATTTCAAATCCAATGTCACTTACAGAGAGTTAGCCATCAAGCTGTTAAAAGAGGATAAAAGTACCTATAAAAAATTCCATGATGATCCTATTTGGGTGGAGTTGCAACACACTTTAAAACACGCCTTTGAGCACATCTATTTGCATTACAATACCAAAGATATGTACGATATCTTCACAGAAGAGCAAGCCTCATTCGCTCGAGGTGCCACTATTGAAACTGTGACAGAGAAAAAATCACTCAAAGAGGACATCACTTCCAAAATTGATTCTATTTTGATTCATAAATTCTTTGGTTTACCTATTTTCTTCTTTTTTATGTGGTTGCTCTTCCAACTCACCTTTGAATTGGGAAATATCCCAATGGATATGATTGATGCATTTTTTGCCAATTTAATTGACAACACCAAAGCCGTTTTGGGGGAAAATCAACTCTCATACATGATTGCCGATGGTGCCATTGCAGGTGTGGGTGCTGTTATTTTGTTTGTTCCAAATATTGTGATACTCTTTTTTGGAATTGCACTGCTTGAAACCACAGGGTATATGAGTCGTGTTGCTTTTTTACTGGATGGATTTTTCCATAAATTTGGTCTTCATGGAAAATCGTTTATTCCTTTAGTAACAGGGTTTGGGTGTTCTGTTCCAGCATATATGGCCGCGCGTACCCTTAAAAATGAACGCGATCGGCTGTTAACTCTGTTTGTCATTGGATTCATGTCATGTGGTGCAAGATTGCCCATTTATGTTCTGTTTACAGGAGCATTTTTTAACTCATCAAATGCAGGAAATGTGCTTTTCTTAATCTATATTTCTGGTGCATTGTTGGGACTTATTGCGGCAAAAGTGCTCAAAATTGTCGTCTTTAAAAGTGAAGATGAGCCTTTTGTAATGGAGATGCCCAAATACCGAATGCCTTCGTTTAAACTCATTTGGCACACCGTTTCAAATCAAGCGATGATGTACTTAAAAAAAGCGGGTACATATATTTTAGCAGCATCCATTCTTATTTGGTTTGCTTCTAATTATCCCAAATATCCAGAATATGAAACAAAAATCAATGCTCAAATTGAACAAACCAACTCTTTAGAAGAGGCATCACGTCTTCAAAACGAGCTCGTACTTTATAATTTAGAAAACTCTTACTTAGGGAAACTGGGGAAATTTTCAGAACCACTCTTTGCACCTTTAGGTTTTGACTGGAAGATGTCTGTTGCTCTTGAAACAGGGCTTGCAGCTAAAGAGATCGTGGTATCAACGTTAGGAATTTTATATGGTCTAGGAGACGGAGCAGATGAAACCAGTGATACACTCATTTCAAAAATCAAAAACAACATCCCTGTACCAGCGGCCATTGCCTTTGTTGTCTTTGTTATGATTTACCTTCCATGCTTAGCTGCATCAATGGTATTTGCACGAGAAGCAGGAGGTTGGAAATATTTGGGATATCTGTTTATATTTACAACAGGAACCGCTTGGGTGTTGTCTTTTTTTGCATACAATCTTACAAAGTATTTTATTGGTTAA
- a CDS encoding FeoA family protein, protein MTLDSLNKGDSAVIKNVNAPQALKARLTSFGINKGANITLQEVTLAKNTMEISVNKTKVALRISEAQNIEVEAQ, encoded by the coding sequence ATGACACTGGACAGTTTAAATAAGGGAGACTCTGCTGTAATTAAAAACGTTAATGCACCGCAAGCACTCAAAGCACGATTGACCTCATTTGGAATCAATAAAGGCGCAAATATCACTTTACAAGAAGTAACACTTGCAAAAAATACAATGGAAATATCGGTGAATAAAACCAAAGTGGCTTTACGAATTTCTGAAGCACAAAACATTGAAGTAGAAGCACAATGA
- a CDS encoding Fur family transcriptional regulator, translated as MTNNNEQAIDELKKIVKQKGLKYTEQREIVLKILLHAHAHLTAEEIYNQIKLEEPESNIGIATVYRALGFLEEVNLITSIVFGNDGKKYESNAKEHHDHLICTSCGKIVEFVDDEIEKRQDKIASKNKFKITSHSMQLYGLCSNCQ; from the coding sequence ATGACAAATAATAATGAACAGGCAATTGATGAGCTCAAAAAGATTGTAAAACAAAAAGGTCTGAAATATACTGAGCAAAGAGAGATAGTACTAAAAATTTTATTGCATGCACATGCACATTTAACAGCAGAAGAGATTTATAACCAAATTAAACTCGAAGAGCCAGAATCTAACATAGGTATTGCGACAGTTTATCGGGCATTAGGGTTTTTAGAAGAGGTGAATTTAATTACTTCCATTGTATTTGGAAATGACGGAAAAAAATATGAGAGTAATGCTAAAGAACATCACGATCACTTAATATGCACATCTTGTGGAAAAATCGTAGAGTTTGTGGATGATGAAATTGAGAAACGACAAGATAAAATTGCATCTAAAAACAAGTTTAAAATTACAAGCCACTCTATGCAGTTGTATGGATTGTGCTCAAACTGTCAATAA
- a CDS encoding DUF2325 domain-containing protein: MSVLVIGGDQISQISTMLQSLGAKKINHWDARKKSSAPKKKIPMDTDCIVMLTSFLNHNVMHKYKNEAKRQNIPFICAKRSVGCVYDEYVKIMGIKDCSECYCNESCSK; this comes from the coding sequence ATGAGTGTATTAGTTATTGGAGGAGATCAAATCTCACAAATTTCGACCATGTTGCAAAGTTTAGGTGCTAAAAAAATCAATCATTGGGATGCACGCAAAAAATCTTCTGCTCCCAAAAAGAAAATCCCAATGGACACCGACTGTATTGTCATGCTCACCTCTTTTTTAAACCACAATGTGATGCATAAATATAAAAATGAAGCCAAACGACAAAACATTCCTTTTATTTGTGCTAAAAGAAGTGTGGGGTGTGTGTACGATGAGTATGTTAAAATAATGGGTATAAAAGATTGCAGTGAGTGTTATTGCAATGAGAGTTGCTCAAAATAA